A stretch of Garra rufa chromosome 11, GarRuf1.0, whole genome shotgun sequence DNA encodes these proteins:
- the nedd4a gene encoding E3 ubiquitin-protein ligase NEDD4 — MARQLRLHFASRRSNTDPLSETCSSHADESGLTNAGRSSSEALMHSSLHMKVTPGQLALALPPLSPEYGNLQRHSTVFIPKVNGSRKSTLQISLQTSKQSGEADGSSAGEDGELASCEGGNGDGGSCSSSTTSDAGYCSSSSIFEADVPDRKPISRRKARAPLRRCSSLVIFPRSPCTTPPASPVSPVASPMIPPLPPSARSSFQTSHQMQLSSVDASHDDTSKGSVATAVNGLRLSKSSTSAEHRDAKPIVHFSMPPEQPPGPERTERHSSVLLHFANQRPLPSGKASSAKSKVNVDCSKPLEGPQTDNVPERAKLFRSTSACMLPSGRPSSAERRHATFPTSGSSDKSSRKGSHHVLHRSISLEVPCANTEISCHVSNSADVHSKNGPPHVHIHVSHGTGARKSNTLQDNSINDKADHVPTCTERNSTTRDDFLGQVDVPLHQIPTENPNNERPYTFKDFLLHPRSHKSRVKGHLRLKMTYLPKNNDTEDETAEQNENLDPGWEFLEPHELCSPHHPHQLPALPPGWEERQDNLGRTYYVNHESRTTQWHRPTIQ, encoded by the exons ATGGCGCGACAACTGCGACTGCATTTCGCTTCGCGAAGAAGCAACACCGACCCGCTGTCAGAGACTTGCAGCAGTCACGCTGACGAGAGCGGGCTTACGAATGCCGGCCGTAGCTCCAGCGAGGCCCTGATGCACAGTTCCCTGCACATGAAGGTGACTCCAGGACAGCTGGCTCTGGCTTTGCCACCCTTGTCACCAGAGTACGGTAATTTACAGCGGCACTCCACCGTATTTATCCCCAAGGTGAACGGGAGCAGGAAAAGCACGCTGCAGATCTCCTTGCAGACTTCCAAGCAGAGCGGCGAGGCGGATGGCAGCAGCGCTGGGGAAGACGGGGAGCTCGCCAGCTGCGAGGGCGGAAATGGAGATGGAGGTTCCTGTAGCAGCAGCACAACGAGCGACGCCGGCTACTGCAGTAGCAGCAGCATCTTCGAAGCGGACGTCCCAGATCGCAAACCGATCTCTCGGCGGAAGGCGCGGGCTCCCTTGCGGCGTTGCTCATCCTTGGTGATTTTCCCACGAAGCCCGTGCACCACGCCGCCCGCGTCTCCCGTCAGTCCGGTAGCATCTCCCATGATCCCTCCGCTGCCTCCGTCGGCACGAAGTTCCTTTCAGACCTCTCATCAGATGCAGCTGTCCAGCGTTGATGCGTCGCACGATGACACGTCCAAGGGATCCGTCGCCACTGCAGTTAATGGTCTGCGGCTGTCCAAGAGCAGTACGTCAGCAGAACACAGGGACGCCAAACCCATCGTGCATTTCAGCATGCCGCCAGAACAACCGCCAGGACCAGAGCGAACGGAAAGACACTCCAGCGTTTTATTGCACTTCGCAAACCAGCGACCGCTTCCTTCGGGGAAAGCAAGTTCGGCCAAATCAAAGGTCAACGTTGACTGTTCCAAACCTCTCGAGGGCCCACAAACCGACAACGTCCCGGAACGAGCCAAGCTTTTCCGGAGCACCTCAGCCTGCATGCTGCCAAGCGGAAGGCCGTCGTCCGCGGAAAGGAGACACGCCACTTTTCCGACTAGCGGTAGTTCGGATAAGTCCTCGAGGAAAGGGTCGCATCACGTCCTTCACAGGAGTATTTCTTTGGAGGTGCCCTGTGCGAACACTGAGATCTCTTGTCACGTTTCAAACTCTGCAGATGTGCACTCTAAAAATGGCCCTCCACACGTGCACATCCATGTATCTCACGGCACAGGTGCAAGAAAATCAAACACCCTGCAGGACAACAGCATAAACGACAAAGCGGATCATGTTCCAACCTGCACAGAGAGAAATTCTACC ACGAGGGACGACTTCCTCGGACAAGTGGATGTTCCTCTGCACCAGATCCCT ACAGAAAATCCCAACAATGAAAGGCCGTACACTTTCAAGGACTTCCTGTTGCACCCGAGAAG TCACAAGTCGAGGGTGAAAGGTCATCTGCGACTGAAGATGACGTACCTGCCCAAAAACAACGACACGGAGGATGAAACGGCTGAGCAGAATGAGAATCTGGAT CCTGGTTGGGAGTTTTTGGAGCCTCATGAATTATGCAGTCCTCACCATCCTCACCAGCTGCCTGCGCTGCCCCCTGGCTGGGAGGAGAGGCAGGACAATCTGGGACGAACCTACTATGTGAACCATGAGAGCAGGACCACCCAGTGGCACAGACCCACCATACAGTAA